In the Oncorhynchus keta strain PuntledgeMale-10-30-2019 chromosome 29, Oket_V2, whole genome shotgun sequence genome, one interval contains:
- the LOC127913372 gene encoding zinc finger protein 853-like, giving the protein QLQLEQQLLQLKQQLLQLKQQLLQLEQQLLQLEQQLLQLKQQLLQLEQQLLQLEQQLLQLEQQLLQLEQQLLQLKQQLLQLNQQLLQLKQQLLQLEQQLLQLEQQLLQLKQQLLQLEQQLLQLEQQLLQLKQQLLQLEQQLLQLEQQLLQLKQQLLQLNQQLLQRWWLLRLELQ; this is encoded by the coding sequence CAGCTGCAGTTGGAGCAGCAGTTGCTGCAGTTGAAGCAGCAGTTGCTGCAGTTGAAGCAGCAGTTGCTGCAGTTGGAGCAGCAGTTGCTGCAGTTGGAGCAGCAGTTGCTGCAGTTGAAGCAGCAGTTGCTGCAGTTGGAGCAGCAGTTGCTGCAGTTGGAGCAGCAGTTGCTGCAGTTGGAGCAGCAGTTGCTGCAGTTGGAGCAGCAGTTGCTGCAGTTGAAGCAGCAGTTGCTGCAGTTGAACCAGCAGTTGCTGCAGTTGAAGCAGCAGTTGCTGCAGTTGGAGCAGCAGTTGCTGCAGTTGGAGCAGCAGTTGCTGCAGTTGAAGCAGCAGTTGCTGCAGTTGGAGCAGCAGTTGCTGCAGTTGGAGCAGCAGTTGCTGCAGTTGAAGCAGCAGTTGCTGCAGTTGGAGCAGCAGTTGCTGCAGTTGGAGCAGCAGTTGCTGCAGTTGAAGCAGCAGTTGCTGCAGTTGAACCAGCAGTTGCTGCAACGGTGGTGGTTGCTGCGGTTGGAGCTGCAGTAG